The following coding sequences lie in one Amycolatopsis cihanbeyliensis genomic window:
- a CDS encoding EamA family transporter: MATAFAPAVWGTTYVVTTELLPQGHPLFAGLLRALPAGLIALAVSRTLPRGRWWAKAAVLGVLNIGLFFPLLFVAAERLPGGVAATLGAATPLVVAALAVPILREKPSAWRFGWGMLGVVGVGLVVLGPSAGFDLAGVLAGLGGAAAMALGVTLTKHWGRPPGASPAAFAAWQLTAGGLFLLPVTFLFEGAPPAIDAPAALGYLWLGLVGGLLAYLLWFRGIALLPVTSVALLGPLSPIVAALLSAVLLGDTFGPGQLLGFALALAGIVAGQFSTRPRTERTSR, encoded by the coding sequence ATGGCCACGGCGTTCGCACCCGCGGTGTGGGGCACCACCTACGTGGTCACCACCGAACTGCTGCCGCAGGGGCATCCGTTGTTCGCCGGGCTGCTGCGCGCCCTGCCCGCCGGCCTGATCGCCCTGGCGGTCAGCAGGACGCTGCCAAGGGGAAGGTGGTGGGCGAAGGCGGCCGTGCTCGGCGTGCTGAACATCGGCCTGTTCTTCCCGCTGCTGTTCGTGGCGGCCGAGCGGCTGCCCGGCGGCGTTGCCGCCACCCTCGGCGCGGCAACGCCGCTCGTCGTCGCCGCGCTGGCGGTGCCGATCCTGCGCGAGAAGCCCTCCGCGTGGCGGTTCGGCTGGGGCATGCTCGGGGTGGTGGGCGTCGGGCTCGTGGTACTCGGCCCCAGTGCGGGCTTCGACCTGGCAGGAGTCCTTGCCGGCCTCGGCGGCGCGGCCGCGATGGCGCTCGGCGTGACCCTGACCAAACACTGGGGGCGCCCGCCCGGGGCGAGCCCAGCCGCCTTCGCCGCATGGCAACTCACCGCTGGCGGCCTGTTCCTGTTGCCGGTCACCTTCCTGTTCGAGGGCGCTCCACCGGCCATCGACGCGCCCGCCGCCCTTGGCTACCTCTGGCTCGGCCTGGTCGGCGGCCTGCTCGCCTACCTGCTGTGGTTCCGCGGCATCGCCCTGCTGCCCGTCACCTCGGTCGCCCTGCTCGGCCCGCTCTCCCCGATCGTGGCCGCGCTGCTCAGTGCCGTCCTGCTTGGCGACACCTTCGGCCCCGGCCAGCTCCTGGGATTCGCG
- a CDS encoding LysR family transcriptional regulator produces MELQQLRYVLAIAETGSFTRAAERCLVVQSALSHQVARLERELGAKLFDRTSRRVRLTPAGESFLPSARQCLDAAERAAAEVAAAVGEVRGRLTLGVIPTVAAVDIPVVLQDFHRRYPRVRIGLRAAGSKELVELVTGGEVDLAFLGLPATAHPRGVHYRELARDRLVAVLAPEHPLTGEPDVSLARLATEVFVDFPAGTAGRAQSDEAFAAAGIDREVALEVTAADLMAALVRQGLGVALLPSTYTPRLRGVVTVPVTDAPGRVEYLAWSRSGLTPAADAFCSLLDIPDAEAPPVR; encoded by the coding sequence ATGGAGCTTCAACAGCTGCGCTACGTGCTGGCCATTGCCGAGACGGGCAGCTTCACCCGGGCCGCCGAGCGCTGCCTCGTGGTCCAGTCGGCGCTCAGCCACCAGGTCGCGCGCCTGGAACGGGAGCTGGGCGCGAAGCTGTTCGACCGCACCAGTCGCCGGGTTCGGCTGACCCCCGCGGGCGAGTCCTTCCTCCCGTCCGCCCGGCAGTGCCTGGACGCCGCCGAGCGCGCGGCAGCCGAGGTGGCAGCGGCCGTCGGCGAGGTACGGGGCAGGCTCACCCTCGGCGTGATCCCCACGGTCGCCGCGGTGGACATCCCGGTTGTGCTGCAGGACTTCCACCGGCGCTACCCCCGGGTACGGATCGGCCTGCGGGCGGCAGGCAGCAAGGAGCTAGTCGAGCTGGTCACCGGGGGCGAGGTCGACCTCGCCTTCCTCGGGCTGCCCGCCACCGCGCATCCCCGTGGGGTCCACTACCGCGAACTGGCGAGGGACCGGCTCGTCGCCGTGCTCGCCCCGGAGCATCCCCTCACCGGGGAGCCGGACGTCAGCCTGGCCCGGCTGGCGACCGAGGTGTTCGTCGACTTTCCGGCCGGGACGGCCGGGCGCGCCCAGTCCGATGAGGCCTTCGCCGCGGCTGGCATCGACCGGGAGGTTGCCCTCGAGGTCACCGCCGCGGACCTGATGGCGGCCCTGGTCCGGCAGGGCCTCGGGGTGGCGCTACTCCCCTCCACCTACACCCCCCGGCTCCGCGGGGTGGTCACCGTGCCGGTCACCGATGCTCCCGGCCGGGTCGAGTACCTGGCATGGAGCCGATCCGGCCTGACCCCGGCTGCGGACGCCTTCTGCTCCTTGCTGGACATCCCGGACGCCGAGGCGCCACCGGTCCGGTGA
- a CDS encoding D-Ala-D-Ala carboxypeptidase family metallohydrolase translates to MHGRITRLLVALLVGLGTSVVGGTLVATPAQADGCYTWGRTLSEGASGSDVRQLQIRVSGYPGYGKAIAIDGAYGPATKAAVTRFQRAYGLGVDGIAGPETFGKIYALQDNDCTPVNFSYAELNNCNSSWAGGRVSAARAKSNALVSMWKLQAMRHALGDQPIRVTSGFRSVACNNRVGGAPNSRHLYGDAADLGAGPHSLCTLAKRARYHGFRGILGPGFPGHNDHIHADYRSSRYWDAPNCGI, encoded by the coding sequence ATGCACGGACGTATCACCAGGCTGCTCGTCGCGCTGCTGGTCGGCCTCGGGACCTCGGTCGTGGGTGGCACCCTGGTCGCCACGCCGGCCCAGGCGGACGGTTGCTACACCTGGGGGCGCACCCTGTCGGAGGGTGCTTCCGGAAGCGACGTACGGCAGCTACAGATCCGGGTGTCCGGCTACCCGGGCTACGGCAAAGCCATCGCCATCGACGGGGCGTACGGCCCGGCGACCAAGGCCGCGGTCACCCGGTTCCAGCGTGCCTACGGCCTCGGCGTCGACGGGATCGCCGGCCCGGAGACCTTCGGCAAGATCTACGCGTTGCAGGACAACGACTGCACCCCGGTGAACTTCTCCTATGCCGAGCTGAACAACTGCAACTCGAGCTGGGCGGGCGGCCGGGTCTCCGCCGCGCGGGCCAAGTCGAACGCGCTGGTCTCGATGTGGAAACTGCAGGCCATGCGGCACGCCCTCGGCGACCAGCCGATCCGGGTGACCAGCGGGTTCCGCAGCGTCGCGTGCAACAACCGGGTCGGCGGCGCCCCGAACAGCAGGCACCTCTACGGCGACGCCGCTGACCTCGGTGCCGGCCCGCACTCACTGTGCACTTTGGCCAAACGCGCCCGGTACCACGGCTTCCGCGGGATCCTCGGTCCCGGCTTCCCAGGGCACAACGACCACATCCACGCCGACTACCGCTCCAGCCGGTACTGGGACGCACCCAACTGCGGCATCTGA
- a CDS encoding MerR family transcriptional regulator: MFSIGDFARHGRVSVRMLRHYDRLGLLRPAQVDPSTGYRSYDATQLSRLNRIVALKELGFTLEQVQSIIDDAVSAEQLRGMLRLRQAELADRIAADLARLSQVEARLLLIESEGAMSTADIQIKRIPGVRVAELTGTATSFEPESIGPVIQPLYPELLAAVERAGLAPAGPTIAYYEDAADGGVLVHAAVPVNAEPSAEHDFTIVDLPPIEQAATIVHQGSMDAVIPTVQALARWIEAGGYRSTGYNREYYPHYGDGDPATWVTELQEPVVPVREHAGT, from the coding sequence ATGTTCAGTATCGGAGATTTCGCCAGGCACGGCCGGGTATCGGTACGGATGTTGCGGCATTACGACCGGCTCGGGCTGCTACGCCCGGCCCAGGTTGACCCGTCCACCGGCTACCGGTCCTACGACGCTACCCAACTGTCCCGGCTCAACCGGATCGTGGCGCTGAAGGAACTGGGCTTCACGCTGGAGCAGGTCCAGTCCATCATCGACGACGCGGTGAGCGCGGAGCAGCTGCGCGGGATGCTACGGCTACGCCAGGCCGAGCTGGCCGACCGGATCGCCGCGGACCTGGCGCGGCTGAGCCAGGTCGAGGCGAGACTCCTGCTCATCGAGAGTGAGGGCGCCATGTCCACAGCCGACATACAGATCAAGCGCATTCCCGGGGTCCGGGTGGCCGAGCTGACCGGGACCGCGACCAGCTTCGAGCCCGAGTCGATCGGGCCGGTGATCCAGCCGCTCTACCCGGAGCTGCTGGCAGCGGTGGAACGTGCCGGGCTCGCCCCGGCCGGGCCGACGATCGCCTACTACGAGGACGCCGCGGACGGCGGTGTCCTGGTGCATGCCGCGGTCCCGGTGAACGCCGAGCCGAGCGCCGAGCACGACTTCACGATCGTGGACCTGCCACCCATCGAGCAGGCGGCCACCATCGTGCACCAGGGCTCGATGGACGCCGTGATACCGACCGTGCAGGCGCTGGCCCGCTGGATCGAGGCAGGCGGCTACCGTTCGACCGGCTACAACCGGGAGTACTACCCGCACTACGGCGACGGCGACCCCGCGACCTGGGTGACGGAACTGCAGGAGCCGGTCGTGCCCGTGCGGGAGCACGCGGGGACCTGA
- a CDS encoding sensor histidine kinase → MRSVLIGLSTSNEPQGARRGLAFDIGLGMLVLVVVGTAITANLEVEGSSPSPAAYAFGALLGSLMLLRRRWPVGTLLVTAAALIVYYMLDYPPVGLAVPVAAALYSAAEQGRLYWAIGTAGALLLISTAVRISEGDDLAYLLGFEFAGSAGLMATVIALGDGVRSRRNWRAELGKQARAAELEREREAARKVEQERLRIARDLHDLLAHTVSIISLHTDVAREALRDDPDTAQRSLVSARTACSDVVRELRATLGALRGTDGAHVPAPGLDRLAELVDTATAAGLRVRVRTTGSPAPLPAISDATAYRVVQEALSNVLRHADARTVHIELDYREDAVVLRIEDDGRGSGQQPDSAGWGIVGMRERLALLGGELRARPRPGGGFLVQARIPEQA, encoded by the coding sequence GTGAGGAGTGTCCTGATCGGACTGTCCACGAGCAACGAGCCGCAAGGCGCGCGCCGCGGGCTCGCCTTCGACATCGGGCTCGGCATGCTGGTGCTGGTCGTGGTCGGCACCGCGATCACCGCGAACCTCGAGGTGGAGGGGAGCTCCCCGAGCCCGGCAGCCTACGCCTTCGGCGCGTTGCTCGGCTCCCTGATGCTGCTGCGCCGCCGCTGGCCGGTCGGCACCCTGCTGGTCACCGCGGCCGCGTTGATCGTCTACTACATGCTGGACTACCCACCGGTAGGGCTGGCCGTGCCGGTGGCGGCCGCGCTGTACTCGGCGGCCGAACAGGGCAGGTTGTACTGGGCGATCGGCACGGCCGGGGCACTGCTGCTGATCTCCACCGCGGTGCGGATCAGCGAAGGTGACGATCTCGCGTACCTGCTCGGCTTCGAGTTCGCCGGTTCGGCGGGCCTGATGGCGACCGTCATCGCCCTCGGCGACGGGGTACGGTCCCGCCGCAACTGGCGTGCCGAGCTGGGCAAGCAGGCACGCGCGGCGGAGCTGGAACGCGAGCGGGAGGCGGCACGGAAGGTGGAGCAGGAACGCCTGCGGATCGCGCGGGACCTGCACGACCTGCTGGCGCACACGGTTTCGATCATCTCGCTGCATACCGACGTCGCCAGGGAGGCGTTGCGGGACGATCCGGACACCGCGCAACGCTCGCTGGTCTCGGCCCGCACGGCCTGCAGCGATGTGGTGCGGGAGCTGCGGGCGACCCTGGGTGCGCTGCGCGGCACCGATGGTGCACATGTGCCGGCCCCCGGCCTGGACCGGCTGGCCGAGTTGGTCGACACCGCCACCGCTGCGGGGCTCCGGGTGCGGGTGCGCACCACCGGCAGCCCGGCTCCGCTACCGGCCATTTCGGACGCCACCGCCTACCGGGTGGTCCAGGAGGCACTGAGCAACGTGCTGCGCCACGCCGATGCCCGTACCGTGCACATCGAACTGGACTACCGTGAGGATGCCGTGGTGCTACGGATCGAAGACGACGGCCGGGGATCCGGCCAGCAGCCGGACTCGGCGGGCTGGGGCATCGTCGGGATGCGCGAGCGGCTCGCGCTGCTCGGCGGGGAGCTGCGCGCCCGGCCGCGGCCGGGCGGTGGTTTCCTGGTCCAGGCACGGATACCGGAGCAGGCATGA
- a CDS encoding response regulator transcription factor, producing the protein MIRVVLVDDQHLVREGLRALLERAEDITVTGDADSGDAGVELVARKRPDVVLMDIRMPGGDGLAATRRIVADPELREVQVVVLTTFDTDEHILDAVRAGAAGFLLKDTSPEEMREAVRIVARGDALLSPAVTRRVMRAAAAGARAPDAARLDPLTERERQVLARVGAGESNGEIAAALVISPATARTHVGRLLTKLGARDRAQLVGIAYETGLITPGEG; encoded by the coding sequence ATGATCCGCGTGGTGCTCGTCGATGACCAGCACCTGGTCCGGGAAGGGTTGCGCGCGCTGCTGGAACGCGCCGAGGACATCACGGTGACCGGGGACGCGGACAGCGGGGACGCCGGGGTCGAGTTGGTCGCCAGGAAACGACCCGACGTCGTGCTGATGGACATCCGCATGCCCGGGGGCGACGGCCTGGCGGCGACCCGGCGGATCGTGGCGGACCCGGAGCTGCGCGAGGTACAGGTGGTGGTGCTCACCACCTTCGACACCGACGAGCACATCCTGGACGCGGTGCGGGCCGGGGCAGCGGGTTTCCTGCTCAAGGACACCAGCCCGGAGGAGATGCGGGAGGCGGTGCGGATCGTGGCCCGCGGGGACGCGCTGCTCTCGCCCGCCGTCACCCGGCGGGTCATGCGGGCCGCCGCGGCGGGCGCCAGGGCTCCGGACGCCGCCCGGCTCGACCCGCTGACCGAACGGGAGCGGCAGGTGCTGGCCAGGGTCGGGGCAGGCGAGTCGAACGGGGAGATCGCCGCCGCGCTGGTCATCAGCCCGGCCACCGCCCGCACGCACGTCGGCAGGCTGCTCACCAAGCTCGGCGCCCGCGACCGCGCCCAGCTGGTCGGCATCGCCTACGAGACCGGACTGATCACCCCCGGCGAGGGGTGA
- a CDS encoding DUF3558 family protein, producing the protein MRTVLKYTAPPLLAAALVLAGCSGGTEEGSAVPSGDGAGQPPPGSTSAPGETGTPNGGAAASLDPCELLSPAELASIGEFEAGEPNDLGGIPGCVWFKPKGADDLMGIGIDVYAEHGLAAVNATGAGKIPGKVSGGDRKILKVPHPAGGNCMYALELSPSSRVDVSVTGITEARGGAERACEITDQVTAIVEPKLPEPEG; encoded by the coding sequence ATGCGCACCGTACTCAAGTACACCGCGCCGCCGTTGCTGGCGGCGGCGCTGGTGCTGGCAGGCTGCTCGGGTGGCACGGAGGAAGGTAGCGCCGTACCCTCCGGCGACGGCGCCGGGCAGCCGCCCCCCGGCAGCACCTCCGCGCCCGGTGAGACCGGTACCCCGAACGGCGGCGCGGCCGCCTCGCTCGACCCGTGCGAGCTGCTCAGCCCGGCCGAGCTCGCCTCGATCGGCGAGTTCGAGGCGGGGGAGCCGAACGATCTCGGCGGGATACCCGGCTGCGTCTGGTTCAAGCCGAAGGGCGCCGACGACCTGATGGGGATCGGCATCGATGTGTACGCCGAGCACGGGCTGGCCGCTGTCAACGCCACCGGCGCGGGGAAGATCCCCGGCAAGGTGAGTGGTGGGGACCGGAAGATCCTGAAGGTGCCGCACCCCGCCGGGGGGAACTGCATGTACGCGCTCGAGCTGAGCCCCTCGTCCAGGGTGGACGTGTCGGTCACCGGCATCACCGAGGCGCGCGGCGGGGCCGAGCGGGCCTGCGAGATCACCGACCAGGTCACCGCGATCGTCGAACCGAAGCTTCCGGAACCGGAGGGGTAG
- a CDS encoding response regulator transcription factor, whose product MSEPITVVLAEDQGMVLGAFASLLDLQPDIEVVATAADGDEALAAVDRHRPDVLLTDIEMPGRSGLDLAAELNRRGSGVRVLIVTTFARGGYLRRAMEADVAGYVLKDAPVGDLVTALRRVHAGERVVAPELAMAAWDSADPLTERERELLGVVLDGATNTEIATRLRLADGTVRNYLSSAMAKLGARNRTEAARIARDRGWL is encoded by the coding sequence ATGTCCGAGCCGATCACGGTGGTACTCGCCGAGGACCAGGGCATGGTGCTCGGCGCGTTCGCCTCGCTGCTGGACCTGCAGCCGGACATCGAGGTGGTGGCGACCGCGGCGGACGGGGACGAGGCACTCGCGGCCGTGGACCGGCACCGGCCGGATGTGCTGCTCACCGACATCGAGATGCCCGGACGTTCCGGGCTGGACCTGGCCGCGGAGCTGAACCGGCGAGGCTCCGGCGTGCGGGTCCTGATCGTCACCACCTTCGCCCGCGGTGGCTACCTGCGCCGGGCGATGGAGGCGGATGTCGCCGGCTACGTGCTCAAGGACGCCCCGGTCGGTGATCTGGTCACGGCATTACGCCGGGTACACGCCGGCGAGCGGGTGGTGGCGCCCGAGCTGGCGATGGCCGCATGGGACTCGGCGGACCCGCTCACCGAGCGTGAGCGGGAGTTGCTCGGCGTGGTTCTGGACGGCGCGACCAACACCGAGATCGCCACCCGCCTGCGGCTGGCCGATGGCACGGTGCGGAACTACCTGTCCTCGGCCATGGCCAAGCTCGGTGCCCGCAACCGCACCGAGGCGGCCCGGATCGCCAGGGACCGGGGTTGGCTGTGA